The window TCAACTGCTCGACGGCAACGGCAACAATGGCGCTTTCAATTCGCTGACCTCGGACAAGCTCCTCATCGTCCTCGATCCGTTTCACAATCATCTCGATCAGGTGCTGTTTGAGATCAACCCCGCCGGCGTTCGCGGCGAGGCCTACAACGGCGACAATTCGTGGGATCCGGTGTGGGAGGCCGCCACGCGCATCGACGACGGGGGGTGGACGGCCGAGCTGCGCATTCCGTATTCGCAGCTGCGCTTCTCGCGCGACTCGGCGCAGCGGTGGGGGATGCAGATCTTTCGGTACATCGACCGGCTGAACGAGCGTGACATGTGGTCGTTCCGGCGGCTGAACGAGGCCAGCGGCCCGACGTTCTACGGGCATCTCGAGGGCATTACCGTCGGCCCGCAGCCGCGAAAGCTGGAGCTGATGCCGTATACGGTGGCGCGTGGCGTGTTCAAGCCATCCGTTGCCGGCGATCCCTACCAGTCGGGATCCGACAAGCAGGCGAGCGTTGGCGGCGACATCAAGTACCTGCTGACCACCAACCTGACTCTCGACGCGACGATCAATCCCGACTTCGGCCAGGTGGAAGTGGATCCGTCGGTGCTCAACCTGTCGGCGTCGGAGACGTACTACGACGAGAGGCGTCCGTTCTTCGTGTCGGGGAGCAGCGCGTTCAGCTTTGGCGGGATGAGCTGCTACTTCTGTGACAACGTCTCCGGGCTTGGGGCCTTCTACTCGCGTCGCGTCGGACGTCCGCCGCAGCTCGCCGGGTACGTGAAGGGCAGGGCAGCCTTCGCCGATGTCCCCAGCAACACGTCAATCCTCGGCGCGGCCAAGGTGACGGGTCGCACGAGCAACGGCTACTCCATCGGGTTGCTCGACGCGTTCACCGACCGCGAGACGGCCCGGTACGTACGGCCGAATGCGACTGCGACCACGCACCAGCTGGTGGAGCCGATGGCGAACTACTTCGTCGGTCGCGTGAAGAAGGACCTGCACGATGGCGCCAGCTCGGTCGGCGGCATCCTCACGTCGACGCTGCGGCGCGTCGATGACGATCCGGTGGCCGCGGCGAGCCTGCGCACCCGCGCGACGGTGGCCGGCCTGGATTGGCGGCACACGTGGAGCAACCGCACCTACCGTTGGATGGGAACGGTGGTGGCGTCTGACGTCGCGGGCAGTGCCGCGGCGATGGCAGCCACGCAGCGTTCGAGTGTGCACTACTACCAGCGGCCGGACCGCCGCGTGATCGACGGCGGCTTCTTCGGCGCGCGCTACGACACCACGGCCACCGCCATGCGCGGCTGGGGACTGTACACGCGCGTGGCCAAGGAGAACGGCAACTGGCTGTGGGAGCTGGCGCAGAGCTGGCGCAGTCCGGGCTTCGAGACCAATGACGCATCGTTCGTCAGCCGCACGGGATACCGGTGGATGAACGGCAACCTCGTGCGGCAGTGGGTGAAGCCGACATCGTGGTACCGGAACATCTGGATCTCCACCGGCATGAACCAGGAGTTCAACTGGGACGGCCTTCGCACCTTCCAGGACCTGACCGCCTACTACGGGATGGAACTGCCGAACTATTGGCGCATCCGCTCCTTCGTCATTCACAACGCGACCGTGGACGACGACCGGCAGACGCGTGGCGGTCCGGTGACGATGCACGAGGGCTACGACTTCGTGCACCTGCAGCTGTCCACGGACCCGCGGCGCCTGGCGGTGTTCGACCTGACGACGCGCTATGCCCAGGGGTTGCACGACGGCACCCACATGCGGCAACTGCAGCCGGGCATCGCACTCAAGCCGATGCCAAGCCTGTACGTGCAGCTGGCGCCATCCTACGAGATGTCCGAGGGCGCGACGCAGTACGTGACGACGGTGAACGACCCCGCCGCCACCGCATTCGGCGGCAAGCGCTACGTCTTCGCCTTCATTCGCACGCAGACCGTGTCACTGGAGACGCGCGTCAACTGGACGTTCACCCCCGACCTGACGCTGCAGCTGTACGTGCAGCCGTTCATCGCGAGCGGCGACTATCAACGGTTCCGTGAGTTTGCGGCGCCGAGGACGCTGCACATGCTCGACTACGGACATGACATCGGGACGCTGACGCGCAACGCGACGACGGGCGCCTACACGGTCGATCCCGACGGTGCGGGGCCGGCGGCCGCGTTCAGCTTTGGCGACCCGAACTTCACGGCGCGCTCGTTGCGCGGCACCGCGGTGCTGCGCTGGGAATATCGCCCGGGATCGACGATCTACTTTGCGTGGACGCAGCAGCGCGCGGGTTTCAGCAACGACGGAACGCTCGACTTCGGGCGGGACCAGTCGGCGCTCTGGCGCGATCCGGCGGAGAACGTCTTCCTGGTCAAGGTGAACTACTGGCTCGGCCGGTAGCGGATGCGCCCTAGTTGGCGCGCTGCAGCTGTGCCGCGCGTGCGTCGAGCTTGGCCGCCTCAGCCAGTCGGCCGGCGCGCCGCCGCAGTTCGGCGTAGTCGTGCAGGGTCTCGATGATCCAACGGGGATTCGTGCCGGCAGTCTTCTCGCGGATCTCCAGGGCGCGACGGTAGAGCGGCTCCGCCTCGCCGAGGCGGCCCTCATCGCGGAGCGTGCCGGCCAAGGCGTGCAGCGTCGTGGCAATGCTGGCGTGTCCCGGCGCCAGGTACTTCTCCTTCGCGGCGAGCGACTGCCGCAGCAGCCGCTCCGCCTGGTCATACTGCTTCAGCTTCCAGTAGACCTCGCCCATGTTGTTGTAGAGGCCGAAGACGTTGGGGTGCGCCGGCCCGAGCGATCGTTCGAAGATCGGCCGCGCCGCCTCATAACTGCGCAACGCGTCGTCGTATCGTTTCAGCTGGTAGTACGTTCCACCCAGGTTGTTGAGCGTGCTGCCGACGTCGTAGTGATCTTCGCCCAGCGCCCGCCTCTGGACGGCCAGCACCTGGAGAAAGATCGACTCCGCCTCCGCCAGCCGGCCCTGCGCGAAGTAGACGTTGGCCAGGCCGCTGCGGCGCCGGAGCAGGGACTGGTCGGACGGAGGCCGCAGCCGCTCGTCGATGGGGAGGACGCGATGATAGAGCGATTCGGCCTGCGCGAGCTTGCCCTGACGCGTGCGCAGCACGGCGAGGGACGCGAGGGTCGACGCCACTTCCTTGCTCGCGGGGCCGAACGCCGCCTCGCGGATGGCGAGCGCGCGGAGGTACGCGCTGTCCGCCAGCGCGAGGTCGCCCTTGGAGCGTGCCGCATCGCCGAGTCCGTTCAGCGATTCGGCGACGAGGGTGTCGTTGGGCCCGTAGGCCTTCTCGCGAATCTGCACGGCCTGCCGGAAGAGCACCCGTGCCTGATCGGACATCCCCATCTGCTGGTGCACCGTGCCAAGCGTTTGCATCAGGCGGGATTGCAGGGCAGGCTGCCCCGCCAGCTTGCGTTCGACGCTGTCGGCGCCGCGCGCGAGCAGCTCGCGGGCCGTCAGGGTGTCGCCGCGCGAAAGGCCGGGGTCGTTGACGCGGAAGAGCTCCGTGAGAAAGGTGGTGACCTGCTGGGCCGCTTCGGCCTCCTGCGCGGCGAGCCGTTCGGCGCGGCGCGCGGTCACGAAGCCCACCGTCGAAAGGACGGCGCCGCCCACGACTGCCAGTGCGACGACGGCGCCGGCGGCGACGCCCACGCGGTGCCGGCGCACGAACTTGGAGAGCCGATAGCGCGCACTGGGCGGGCGCGCGATCACCGGCTGGTTGGCGAGATGACGCTGCAGGTCGTCGGCCAGGCTGTTGGCGGAGTCATAGCGCCGGGTGCGATCCAGGCTGATGGCTTTCAGCACGATCCAGTCGAGGTCGCCCCGCAGCTCGCGCTTGAGGCGTGGCAGGTCGGTTTGTCGGCAGTGCGTGACGGTGCCATCGGCCGGCGTCGAGCCGAGGCGGGCGCTGGGCGCCGGCGGATTGATGAGTCCTGATGTCAGGCTGACGAGAAAGGCATGCGGTCCCATCACCGCGGGATCGACCGGCAGGCCTCCGATGAGCAGCTCGTAGAGCATCACCCCGAGCGAGTAGACATCGGCGCGCGTGTCGATGTCGGTGGCCGGCGCGCTGGCCTGCTCGGGGCTCATGTATGCCGCCGTGCCGACGGCCACGCCGGCCATCGTCACCGCCGCCTCGTCGGTGAGCTCGCGGCCGGTGGCCTTGGCGATGCCGAAGTCGATGATTTTCGGCTGCGGCCGTCCGTCCTGCTCGGTCACGAGCACATTGGACGGTTTCAGGTCGCGGTGGATGACGCCCTTCTGGTGGGCGTGCTGCACGGCGCGGCACACCTCGATGAAGAGCTGGATGCGATCCGCGACCGACAGGCGGTGCGTGTCGGCGTAGGCGGTGATCGGGAGCCCGCGGACGAGCTCCATCGTGAAATACGGCTCGCCGGTCTCCGTCTCGCCGGCCTGCAGCACCTTCGCGATGCCCGGATGGTTCATCACGGCGAGCGCCTGGCGCTCGGTGTCGAACCGCGCGATGACCTGCCGCGAGTTCAGCCCCGCCCGCACCACCTTGATCGCCACGCGGCGGCGGACGGGGCCGGTTTCCTCGGCCTCATACACGAGTCCCATGCCGCCCTGCCCCAGCAACTGGAGCACGCGATACGGGCCGATGCGCTCCGGCAGCTTCTCCAGCGGCGCGTCCATGTCGAGGTCCCCGGGACGGCGCTAGGTCTCGATCACCATGTCGGGGTCGATGGACGCCGTGCGGCGGCGACCGGCGTGATCGCGGAACGTGATGTCGAGGATGTACTGTTTCTCGCCCTTCCGCTTCACGGGCAGCCGGCGCAGGCTGTAGAGCGCATTCTTGATGCCGGCAACGACGCGGCGTTTGGCGAACGGCCACCTGACCTTCTTCCGACTCCGGCGCGGCGCGGCGTGCTCGATCTGCGCGTTCATCTTCACCCACGTAATCGTGTCACCGGTGTGACTGCGGATGGTCCAGGGATGGACCGT of the Gemmatimonadaceae bacterium genome contains:
- a CDS encoding DUF5916 domain-containing protein; the encoded protein is MTHSAVHPAVARTTLAAFLACSLAGTLGAQAPAAGMPTGEPPRAAAVRRSSPVVIDGRLDEAAWAAATPITELRQRQPNEGATASLHTEIRFLFDDRALYIGARLADPQGRAGVRAPRARRDQLLDGNGNNGAFNSLTSDKLLIVLDPFHNHLDQVLFEINPAGVRGEAYNGDNSWDPVWEAATRIDDGGWTAELRIPYSQLRFSRDSAQRWGMQIFRYIDRLNERDMWSFRRLNEASGPTFYGHLEGITVGPQPRKLELMPYTVARGVFKPSVAGDPYQSGSDKQASVGGDIKYLLTTNLTLDATINPDFGQVEVDPSVLNLSASETYYDERRPFFVSGSSAFSFGGMSCYFCDNVSGLGAFYSRRVGRPPQLAGYVKGRAAFADVPSNTSILGAAKVTGRTSNGYSIGLLDAFTDRETARYVRPNATATTHQLVEPMANYFVGRVKKDLHDGASSVGGILTSTLRRVDDDPVAAASLRTRATVAGLDWRHTWSNRTYRWMGTVVASDVAGSAAAMAATQRSSVHYYQRPDRRVIDGGFFGARYDTTATAMRGWGLYTRVAKENGNWLWELAQSWRSPGFETNDASFVSRTGYRWMNGNLVRQWVKPTSWYRNIWISTGMNQEFNWDGLRTFQDLTAYYGMELPNYWRIRSFVIHNATVDDDRQTRGGPVTMHEGYDFVHLQLSTDPRRLAVFDLTTRYAQGLHDGTHMRQLQPGIALKPMPSLYVQLAPSYEMSEGATQYVTTVNDPAATAFGGKRYVFAFIRTQTVSLETRVNWTFTPDLTLQLYVQPFIASGDYQRFREFAAPRTLHMLDYGHDIGTLTRNATTGAYTVDPDGAGPAAAFSFGDPNFTARSLRGTAVLRWEYRPGSTIYFAWTQQRAGFSNDGTLDFGRDQSALWRDPAENVFLVKVNYWLGR
- a CDS encoding serine/threonine-protein kinase, coding for MDAPLEKLPERIGPYRVLQLLGQGGMGLVYEAEETGPVRRRVAIKVVRAGLNSRQVIARFDTERQALAVMNHPGIAKVLQAGETETGEPYFTMELVRGLPITAYADTHRLSVADRIQLFIEVCRAVQHAHQKGVIHRDLKPSNVLVTEQDGRPQPKIIDFGIAKATGRELTDEAAVTMAGVAVGTAAYMSPEQASAPATDIDTRADVYSLGVMLYELLIGGLPVDPAVMGPHAFLVSLTSGLINPPAPSARLGSTPADGTVTHCRQTDLPRLKRELRGDLDWIVLKAISLDRTRRYDSANSLADDLQRHLANQPVIARPPSARYRLSKFVRRHRVGVAAGAVVALAVVGGAVLSTVGFVTARRAERLAAQEAEAAQQVTTFLTELFRVNDPGLSRGDTLTARELLARGADSVERKLAGQPALQSRLMQTLGTVHQQMGMSDQARVLFRQAVQIREKAYGPNDTLVAESLNGLGDAARSKGDLALADSAYLRALAIREAAFGPASKEVASTLASLAVLRTRQGKLAQAESLYHRVLPIDERLRPPSDQSLLRRRSGLANVYFAQGRLAEAESIFLQVLAVQRRALGEDHYDVGSTLNNLGGTYYQLKRYDDALRSYEAARPIFERSLGPAHPNVFGLYNNMGEVYWKLKQYDQAERLLRQSLAAKEKYLAPGHASIATTLHALAGTLRDEGRLGEAEPLYRRALEIREKTAGTNPRWIIETLHDYAELRRRAGRLAEAAKLDARAAQLQRAN